One window from the genome of Brachyspira hampsonii encodes:
- a CDS encoding V-type ATP synthase subunit I, which produces MIRKMKKLSLFVFHEDKEKTLNDLASLGLVHIEIASGVSSENIDNISAKKNDASRAKTIINNALADAKKAKKDVSNVKAENTSKKASEVVEDVINISQASDKLKAERDNCRKELAIVTPFGNFSFDKIKTLQKEAGYNTLFYSANAKEYNDYNFSEIKDIFTYPIKEEGGKVYFVAFKKDGSEETIPFDIINMPSQSYDEINEKIAELDKEIENNETDIIKNQVYIEAINKEIDNLNIQNNFEEAKESFIASEGTEGKILYVEAYVPKDKESEVKSLLDSKKIAYILEDPSRDDKVPVELKNNKYSGAYELITKLFQLPNYFEIDLTPMIAVFYPLFFAYCFGDSGYGLVLTIVALIGLFTVLKGQLRGVGILALTLGICTTIMGVINGGSFFGVSIPSNTQIPLFAALSKYLIITDIKENWFLTPFNTALLIGVLHICFALLVGVIDRIKTSPIGDILGAIGKLLFIPGLVLWFLGDMQKMEVIKQFSTVYYALIVVGLVFLVILSNVGKKPDVLNSILGVYFAATGIMGDTLSYIRLFALGASGSILALVINQIGMSFKAIPGVGVVIMVVFLVVGHIAIFLLNILGALVHPLRLTFVEFYNNVGFEGGGKEYKPLKKAA; this is translated from the coding sequence ATGATTAGAAAAATGAAGAAACTCTCTCTCTTTGTCTTTCATGAGGATAAGGAAAAAACTTTAAATGATTTAGCATCTCTTGGTCTTGTGCATATAGAAATTGCAAGCGGTGTTTCTAGTGAAAATATAGATAATATATCCGCTAAAAAGAATGATGCTTCAAGAGCTAAAACTATTATTAATAATGCTTTGGCTGATGCTAAAAAAGCTAAAAAAGATGTTTCCAATGTTAAAGCTGAAAATACTTCTAAAAAAGCATCAGAAGTAGTAGAAGATGTTATTAATATTTCTCAGGCTTCTGATAAATTGAAAGCTGAAAGAGATAATTGCAGAAAAGAATTGGCTATAGTAACTCCTTTTGGAAACTTTAGCTTTGATAAGATTAAAACTTTACAGAAAGAAGCAGGATATAATACTTTATTCTATAGTGCTAATGCTAAAGAATATAATGATTATAACTTCTCTGAAATTAAGGATATATTTACTTACCCTATTAAAGAAGAGGGCGGAAAGGTTTATTTTGTTGCTTTCAAGAAAGACGGCAGTGAAGAGACTATTCCTTTTGATATTATTAATATGCCTAGTCAATCTTATGATGAGATAAATGAAAAAATAGCTGAACTTGATAAAGAAATTGAAAATAATGAAACAGATATTATCAAAAATCAAGTATATATAGAAGCTATTAATAAAGAAATAGATAATCTCAATATACAAAATAATTTTGAAGAGGCTAAAGAAAGTTTTATAGCTAGCGAAGGTACTGAAGGCAAAATACTTTATGTAGAAGCTTATGTACCTAAAGATAAAGAAAGTGAAGTAAAATCTTTATTAGACAGCAAAAAAATAGCTTATATATTAGAAGATCCTTCAAGAGATGATAAAGTGCCTGTTGAACTTAAAAACAATAAATATTCAGGTGCTTATGAGCTTATTACAAAACTATTCCAATTACCGAATTATTTCGAGATAGATTTAACTCCTATGATAGCAGTTTTCTATCCGTTATTCTTCGCTTATTGTTTCGGCGATTCTGGTTATGGTTTGGTATTGACTATAGTAGCTTTGATAGGTTTATTTACAGTATTAAAAGGACAATTAAGGGGAGTAGGCATACTTGCTTTAACATTAGGTATATGTACTACTATTATGGGTGTTATAAATGGAGGAAGTTTCTTTGGTGTAAGCATACCTTCTAATACTCAGATACCTTTATTTGCTGCTTTAAGTAAATATTTGATAATTACTGATATTAAAGAAAATTGGTTCTTAACTCCGTTTAATACTGCATTGCTTATAGGAGTTCTTCATATATGTTTTGCTTTATTAGTAGGCGTTATAGACAGAATTAAAACTAGCCCTATAGGTGATATACTTGGTGCTATTGGTAAACTTCTATTCATACCGGGACTTGTTTTATGGTTCTTGGGCGATATGCAGAAAATGGAAGTGATTAAACAATTCAGCACTGTATATTATGCTTTAATAGTTGTTGGTTTGGTATTCTTAGTAATACTTTCTAATGTTGGTAAGAAACCTGATGTACTAAACTCTATACTTGGTGTTTATTTTGCAGCTACAGGTATAATGGGTGATACGCTTTCTTATATTCGTTTGTTTGCTTTAGGTGCATCCGGTTCTATATTAGCATTGGTAATAAATCAAATAGGTATGAGTTTCAAAGCTATTCCGGGTGTTGGTGTAGTGATAATGGTAGTATTCCTTGTAGTAGGTCATATTGCTATATTCTTACTAAACATACTTGGTGCTTTGGTACACCCTTTGAGATTAACATTTGTAGAGTTCTATAACAATGTTGGTTTTGAAGGCGGCGGAAAAGAGTATAAGCCTCTCAAAAAAGCGGCTTAA
- a CDS encoding DUF1349 domain-containing protein — protein MYKEFLKEKLFWIRESKNILIDDKKIEIYTEPNTDLWQRTYYGFRNDNAPILQTKTKDKYFSFTVKTVFESKRRFDQCGVIIYIDSDNWFKASIEYENENYQRLGSVVTNNGYSDWATQDISAFIKEMYYRLSRRESDFLIEYSEDGENFKQMRIFHLFKADDEIPFGIYACSPEESSFKALFTNMYITECKWHEHK, from the coding sequence ATGTATAAAGAATTTTTAAAAGAGAAGTTATTTTGGATTAGAGAATCTAAAAATATATTAATTGATGATAAAAAAATAGAAATATATACAGAGCCTAATACTGACTTATGGCAGAGAACATATTACGGTTTTAGAAATGACAATGCCCCAATACTTCAGACAAAGACAAAAGATAAATATTTTTCTTTTACAGTAAAAACTGTATTTGAAAGCAAACGCCGTTTTGATCAGTGCGGTGTTATAATATATATAGACAGTGATAATTGGTTTAAGGCTTCTATAGAATACGAAAATGAAAATTATCAGCGTTTGGGAAGTGTTGTTACAAATAACGGATATTCCGATTGGGCTACTCAGGATATATCTGCTTTTATAAAAGAGATGTATTACAGGCTAAGCAGAAGAGAAAGCGATTTTTTAATTGAGTACAGCGAAGACGGAGAAAATTTCAAACAGATGAGAATATTTCATTTATTTAAAGCTGATGATGAAATACCTTTTGGAATATATGCCTGCAGTCCTGAAGAGTCGTCTTTTAAGGCATTATTTACCAATATGTATATAACAGAATGCAAATGGCATGAGCATAAATAA
- a CDS encoding V-type ATP synthase subunit K: protein MGFTMNTALLLGYLGAGLMVGMSGIGSAVGTSISAMTTVGALKKNKDAFGSCLVLSALPGTQGLYGFAAFFIMQPYLTADISIFQGAAILGAGIAVGLACMVSAIFQGKVCANGVEAIGNGYDVFGNTIIVAVFPELYAIVSFATAFLISGVLGA from the coding sequence ATGGGTTTTACAATGAACACAGCACTTTTATTAGGATATTTAGGTGCAGGATTAATGGTAGGTATGTCTGGTATTGGTAGTGCGGTTGGTACTTCTATTTCTGCTATGACTACAGTTGGTGCTTTAAAGAAAAATAAAGATGCTTTCGGTAGCTGTCTTGTTTTAAGTGCTTTGCCTGGTACACAAGGTCTTTATGGTTTTGCTGCTTTCTTCATTATGCAGCCTTATTTGACAGCTGATATAAGCATATTCCAAGGTGCTGCTATATTAGGTGCTGGTATTGCTGTTGGTTTAGCTTGTATGGTTTCTGCTATATTCCAAGGTAAAGTTTGTGCTAACGGTGTTGAAGCTATAGGTAATGGTTATGATGTATTTGGTAACACTATCATCGTTGCTGTATTCCCAGAACTTTACGCTATCGTTTCTTTCGCTACTGCATTCTTAATCAGCGGTGTTTTAGGTGCTTAA
- the dnaX gene encoding DNA polymerase III subunit gamma/tau has protein sequence MAENYKVIARKYRPQTFEEVIGQEHITKTISKSIAQKKIAHAYLFSGAHGVGKTSLARIIAKALNCVNGPTDKPCGVCPSCTQIENGTPLDVIEIDGASNRGIENIRSIIENVRISPVAGKYKVYIIDEVHQITNEAFNALLKTLEEPPAHVVFILATTEADRVLPTIRSRCQQYTFKSLGIEDLEKILKGILDKENIKYDEEAVFLIAKQARGSVRDSETILEKMIAYTTDKKYITSADVNAVVGGNNFSFVKEFFDIMMSENKKSYFEFVKKLFEDAVDPRTFINSIIEYMRVILMIKSGIDDTKLLEITENERDDLKVFANHYSDDEIERILDYILLTEERIRSASNPRTIFEMRMLLLLNTDNLIRPVDIIASNMQASSSVNEDYGFETVSNNIISNNTNNNISVNQPKPQYDVPLNPNDKRRIFYNKILSFIESESPTIYSLLSQGNPIESKGAVLIVALPDHIYDMTQTDKRINDLVAKAIPHFTKNKDVAIQFQKAVEGNMIDKLKSKLQATEVDESSL, from the coding sequence ATGGCAGAAAACTATAAAGTAATAGCAAGAAAATACCGCCCTCAAACCTTTGAAGAGGTTATAGGTCAGGAGCATATAACTAAGACTATATCAAAAAGTATAGCACAAAAAAAGATCGCACATGCATATCTATTTTCTGGTGCTCATGGTGTTGGTAAAACCTCTCTTGCTAGGATTATAGCTAAAGCCTTAAACTGTGTTAATGGTCCTACTGATAAACCTTGCGGAGTTTGCCCGTCATGTACTCAAATAGAAAACGGAACTCCTCTTGATGTTATAGAAATTGACGGTGCAAGCAATAGAGGTATAGAAAATATTAGAAGCATTATAGAAAATGTTCGTATATCTCCGGTAGCTGGAAAATACAAAGTATATATTATAGATGAGGTGCATCAGATAACTAATGAGGCTTTTAATGCACTTCTTAAAACTTTGGAAGAGCCTCCTGCTCATGTTGTGTTTATACTTGCTACTACTGAAGCTGACAGGGTGCTTCCTACTATAAGAAGCCGATGTCAGCAGTATACTTTTAAGTCATTAGGAATAGAAGATTTAGAGAAAATATTAAAAGGCATACTTGATAAAGAAAATATTAAATACGATGAAGAGGCAGTATTTTTAATAGCAAAGCAGGCTAGGGGTTCTGTACGAGACAGTGAAACTATACTTGAGAAGATGATAGCTTACACTACCGATAAAAAGTATATAACGAGTGCTGATGTTAATGCTGTTGTGGGAGGAAATAATTTTTCTTTTGTTAAAGAGTTTTTTGATATTATGATGTCTGAAAATAAAAAATCTTATTTTGAGTTTGTGAAAAAATTATTTGAAGATGCAGTTGACCCTAGAACATTTATAAATAGCATAATAGAGTATATGCGTGTAATTCTTATGATAAAAAGCGGTATTGATGATACAAAGCTATTAGAGATTACTGAAAATGAGAGAGACGATTTAAAAGTATTTGCTAATCATTATAGCGATGACGAGATAGAGAGAATACTTGATTATATATTACTGACAGAAGAGCGTATAAGAAGTGCATCTAATCCTAGAACTATATTTGAAATGCGTATGCTTCTTTTACTTAATACTGATAATTTAATTCGTCCTGTTGATATAATAGCTTCTAATATGCAGGCTTCTTCTTCTGTCAATGAAGATTATGGATTTGAAACTGTAAGTAATAATATAATCAGCAATAATACTAATAATAATATTTCAGTAAATCAGCCTAAACCTCAGTATGATGTGCCTTTAAATCCTAATGATAAAAGACGCATATTCTACAATAAAATACTTTCATTTATAGAGTCAGAAAGTCCTACTATATACTCTTTATTATCTCAGGGAAATCCTATAGAAAGTAAAGGAGCTGTTTTAATAGTTGCACTTCCTGATCATATATATGATATGACACAGACAGATAAAAGGATAAATGATTTGGTTGCTAAGGCCATACCTCATTTTACTAAAAATAAAGATGTGGCTATACAGTTTCAGAAAGCTGTTGAAGGAAACATGATAGATAAATTAAAGAGCAAACTGCAGGCTACAGAAGTAGATGAAAGTTCTT
- a CDS encoding DUF2764 family protein, with protein MGSYYYLISGLPEVKLSDAKAKYDINEITQSILSSLSAKDSKFFKYLIYQNDNKNLVSAIAKQKGLFTPYIEHIEPSIFSKEEMQKYAGISDLPLYMSKFLEDSKNIEWENARHIENTLLNLYYEEMIQNGNSFIKNYALFMRDMKNVLAALNGRALGFSSDAIAKELIGDYSLISALTKSTASDFGVGREIPYINTIIETFNSSDKADPYNMENIECTLVREFLDRLTSIKSFTTDNVFAYYINLTYAVSINGRNEEEGKKHLETLIGSLKEKASVYN; from the coding sequence ATGGGATCATATTATTATCTTATCTCAGGTCTTCCAGAAGTGAAACTTTCTGATGCTAAGGCTAAGTATGATATTAATGAAATTACTCAAAGCATATTATCTAGTTTAAGTGCTAAAGATTCTAAATTTTTTAAGTATCTTATTTATCAAAATGATAATAAAAATTTAGTAAGTGCTATAGCAAAACAAAAGGGATTATTTACTCCTTATATAGAACATATAGAACCATCAATATTCAGTAAAGAAGAGATGCAGAAATATGCAGGTATATCAGATTTACCATTGTATATGAGTAAGTTTTTAGAGGACAGTAAGAATATTGAATGGGAAAATGCTAGACATATAGAAAATACTCTTTTAAATTTGTATTATGAAGAGATGATACAAAATGGTAATTCATTTATAAAAAATTATGCTTTATTTATGAGAGATATGAAAAATGTTCTTGCTGCTTTAAATGGAAGAGCTTTAGGTTTCTCAAGCGATGCTATAGCAAAAGAGCTTATAGGCGATTATTCTTTGATATCAGCATTGACAAAATCTACCGCTTCAGATTTCGGAGTAGGCAGAGAGATACCATATATCAATACTATTATTGAAACATTCAATTCATCAGATAAAGCAGATCCGTATAATATGGAAAACATAGAATGCACTTTGGTAAGAGAATTTTTAGACAGATTAACTTCTATAAAATCTTTCACAACAGATAATGTTTTTGCTTATTATATAAATCTCACTTATGCTGTTAGTATAAACGGAAGGAATGAAGAGGAAGGTAAGAAACATTTAGAGACGCTAATAGGTTCTTTGAAAGAAAAGGCGTCTGTGTATAATTAA
- a CDS encoding V-type ATP synthase subunit A, whose amino-acid sequence MTKGKVTAIISNLISIEVDGPVSQNEICYVSCGNAKLMAEVIKISGTSASAQVFESTRGVKLGDAVEFTGSMLEIELGPGLLGKNFDGLQNDLDKLQGVFLERGKYNDLSEDKESTYDFTPIAKVGEEVAAGDWIGAVKEGWIDHKIMVPFKFQGKGTVESVASAGTYHLQDTLAVIKTSNGEKVNVTMVQTWPVKLTIKAYKEKPRPFKLLETGVRTIDTFNPITEGGTGFIPGPFGAGKTVLQHALATNANADLIIMTACGERANEVVEIFTEFPELIDPRTGRSLMERTTIICNTSNMPVAAREASVYVGMTIAEYYRSMGLKVLLLADSTSRWAQALREMSNRLEELPGPDAFPIDLPAIISSFYARAGFVYLNNGETGSITFIGTVSPAGGNLKEPVTESTRKAARCFYALSQKRADSKRYPAVDPLDSYSKYIEYPEFIEFSDTNIEKGWADKVTRAKDIARRGQEANDQISILGDDAVPLEYHQRLWKAELIDFVLLQQDAFDKVDKNCPIERQKELLNQVMKVVEADYRFDDYSEVGTYFKRLINAFKQMNYSVYQSDDHKKYTAEMESIFAERSITHA is encoded by the coding sequence ATGACTAAAGGTAAAGTAACTGCTATTATATCAAACCTAATTTCAATAGAGGTAGACGGTCCTGTTTCACAAAACGAGATATGTTATGTATCTTGCGGTAATGCGAAACTTATGGCTGAGGTTATTAAAATATCAGGTACTAGTGCTAGTGCTCAGGTATTTGAATCTACTAGGGGTGTAAAATTAGGTGATGCCGTAGAGTTTACCGGTTCAATGTTAGAGATTGAATTAGGACCTGGACTTTTAGGTAAAAACTTTGACGGACTTCAAAATGACCTTGACAAATTACAAGGCGTATTCTTAGAAAGAGGTAAATATAATGATCTTTCTGAAGATAAAGAATCAACTTATGACTTTACTCCGATAGCTAAAGTTGGAGAAGAAGTAGCTGCAGGCGACTGGATAGGTGCTGTTAAAGAAGGCTGGATTGACCATAAAATAATGGTTCCTTTCAAATTTCAAGGCAAAGGCACTGTTGAAAGCGTAGCTTCAGCAGGAACTTATCATTTGCAGGACACATTAGCTGTTATAAAAACTTCTAACGGCGAAAAAGTTAATGTAACTATGGTACAAACTTGGCCTGTAAAACTTACTATTAAAGCTTATAAAGAAAAACCAAGACCATTTAAATTATTGGAAACAGGTGTTAGAACTATAGATACATTCAATCCTATAACTGAAGGCGGTACAGGATTTATTCCAGGACCATTCGGTGCAGGTAAAACAGTATTACAGCACGCTTTGGCTACTAACGCAAATGCTGACTTGATTATAATGACAGCATGCGGTGAAAGGGCTAATGAGGTAGTAGAAATATTTACTGAGTTCCCAGAACTTATAGACCCAAGAACAGGAAGAAGTTTGATGGAAAGAACTACTATCATCTGTAACACTTCAAACATGCCGGTTGCTGCCCGTGAAGCTTCAGTTTATGTAGGCATGACTATTGCTGAATATTACAGATCAATGGGACTTAAAGTTCTTCTTCTTGCTGACTCTACTTCTCGTTGGGCTCAGGCTTTAAGAGAGATGTCTAACCGTCTTGAGGAATTACCTGGTCCAGACGCGTTCCCTATTGACTTGCCTGCTATTATTTCTAGTTTCTATGCTAGAGCAGGTTTCGTATACTTAAATAACGGAGAAACAGGTTCTATTACATTCATAGGTACAGTATCTCCTGCAGGCGGTAACTTGAAAGAGCCGGTAACAGAATCTACTCGTAAAGCAGCTAGATGTTTCTACGCTTTATCACAAAAACGTGCCGACAGTAAAAGATATCCTGCTGTTGACCCATTAGATTCTTATTCTAAATATATTGAATATCCAGAGTTCATAGAATTCTCAGATACTAATATAGAAAAAGGCTGGGCTGATAAAGTAACTAGAGCTAAAGATATTGCCAGAAGAGGACAGGAAGCTAATGACCAAATAAGCATTCTTGGAGATGACGCAGTACCTCTTGAATACCATCAGCGTTTATGGAAAGCTGAGCTTATAGACTTCGTATTATTACAGCAGGACGCTTTCGATAAAGTAGATAAAAACTGCCCTATAGAAAGACAAAAAGAATTATTAAATCAAGTTATGAAAGTTGTAGAAGCTGATTACAGATTTGATGATTACAGCGAAGTAGGTACTTATTTCAAAAGACTTATCAACGCTTTCAAACAGATGAACTATTCTGTATATCAGTCTGATGATCATAAAAAATACACAGCTGAGATGGAATCAATATTTGCTGAAAGGAGTATAACACATGCCTAA
- a CDS encoding V-type ATP synthase subunit D gives MALKFQYNKTALQNLRRQLTIREKALPTLKSKEAALRLEVRKITAEIELLKEEYQKLVKENQNYNGFWTDFPEIVKIKKINSELKNIAGVKVSILSDIDFAIENVSLFNMPSWIRLAISMFERLMTIQVKIEMTEARLNALAYARKKTTQKVNLYEKVQIPEYKTAIIKIKRYMEDEDNLSKSSQKIVKERNRAKEASL, from the coding sequence ATGGCATTAAAGTTTCAATACAATAAAACGGCTCTTCAAAACCTAAGACGCCAGCTTACTATTCGTGAGAAAGCTCTTCCTACTTTAAAAAGTAAAGAGGCAGCTCTTCGTCTTGAGGTGAGAAAGATTACCGCTGAGATTGAATTACTTAAAGAAGAATATCAAAAATTAGTTAAAGAAAATCAAAACTACAATGGATTTTGGACAGATTTCCCAGAGATAGTAAAAATTAAAAAAATCAATTCAGAATTAAAAAACATTGCAGGTGTTAAGGTTTCTATACTATCTGATATAGACTTCGCTATCGAAAATGTCAGCCTTTTTAATATGCCTTCTTGGATTAGACTTGCTATCAGCATGTTTGAACGCCTTATGACTATTCAGGTAAAAATTGAAATGACTGAGGCTAGACTTAATGCTTTAGCTTATGCTAGGAAAAAAACTACTCAGAAAGTTAACCTTTATGAGAAAGTTCAAATTCCAGAATATAAAACTGCTATAATCAAGATTAAAAGGTATATGGAAGACGAAGATAATTTAAGTAAGTCTTCTCAAAAAATAGTTAAAGAAAGAAACAGAGCTAAGGAGGCGTCTTTATGA
- a CDS encoding V-type ATP synthase subunit B, producing the protein MPKAFQKVYTKLVQITKATVSLRAENVGNDEMALVAGRPAQVVKMIGDIVTLQVFQGTEGIPTNAEVVFLGRPPRLKVSELLAGRFFNAYGEPIDGGAEVEGKEVEIGGPSVNPVRRKQPSELIATGIAGIDLNNTLVTGQKIPFFADPDQPYNAVLAQVALRAEADKIILGGMGLSNDDYLSFKNTFTEAGALDKIICFINTTDDPPVERLLVPDMACTAAEYFAVEKKEKVLVLLTDMTLYADALAIVSNKMDQIPSKDSMPGSLYSDLAKIYEKAAQFPDGGSITIIAVTTLNEGDITHAVPDNTGYITEGQLYLRRDSDIGKTIIDPFRSLSRLKQLVIGKKTREDHPAVMNTLVRLYSDAANAKMKKENGFDLTEYDERCLKYAAEYSERLLAIDINIKIDEMLETGWELMGKYFSKAEVGVKESLAEKYGKWSN; encoded by the coding sequence ATGCCTAAAGCATTTCAAAAAGTATATACAAAATTAGTACAGATTACTAAAGCAACTGTATCTTTAAGAGCAGAAAATGTCGGCAACGATGAAATGGCTCTTGTAGCAGGAAGACCTGCACAGGTTGTAAAAATGATTGGAGATATTGTTACACTTCAGGTTTTCCAAGGTACTGAAGGCATACCTACTAACGCTGAAGTAGTATTCTTAGGCAGACCTCCTAGACTTAAAGTAAGCGAGCTTCTTGCTGGAAGATTCTTTAATGCTTACGGCGAGCCTATTGACGGCGGTGCTGAAGTTGAAGGTAAAGAGGTAGAAATAGGAGGACCTTCTGTAAACCCTGTTAGAAGAAAACAGCCTTCTGAACTTATTGCTACAGGTATTGCTGGTATTGACCTTAACAATACTCTTGTTACAGGACAGAAAATACCGTTCTTCGCAGACCCAGACCAGCCTTACAATGCAGTTCTTGCTCAGGTAGCATTAAGAGCTGAAGCTGATAAAATCATACTTGGCGGTATGGGGCTTTCTAACGATGACTATTTATCATTTAAAAATACATTCACTGAAGCTGGTGCTTTAGATAAAATTATATGTTTTATCAATACTACTGATGACCCTCCTGTAGAAAGACTTTTGGTTCCGGATATGGCTTGTACAGCTGCTGAATATTTCGCAGTTGAGAAAAAAGAGAAAGTGCTTGTTCTTCTTACAGACATGACTCTTTATGCCGATGCTTTGGCTATAGTATCCAACAAAATGGACCAAATTCCTTCTAAAGACTCTATGCCGGGTTCTCTATATTCTGACCTTGCTAAAATATATGAAAAAGCAGCTCAGTTCCCAGACGGAGGTTCTATTACTATTATCGCTGTTACTACCCTTAACGAAGGTGATATTACTCATGCTGTACCGGACAATACTGGTTACATCACTGAAGGTCAGCTTTATTTAAGAAGAGACTCTGATATAGGTAAAACAATTATTGACCCATTCAGAAGCCTTTCTCGTTTGAAACAGCTCGTTATAGGTAAGAAAACTAGAGAAGATCACCCTGCTGTAATGAACACTTTGGTTCGTCTTTATTCAGATGCTGCTAATGCTAAAATGAAAAAAGAAAACGGTTTCGACTTGACAGAATATGATGAAAGATGTTTGAAATATGCTGCTGAATATTCTGAAAGATTACTTGCTATAGATATTAACATAAAAATTGATGAGATGTTGGAAACAGGCTGGGAATTAATGGGTAAATATTTCAGTAAAGCGGAAGTTGGTGTAAAAGAATCATTGGCAGAAAAATACGGCAAATGGTCAAACTAA